A single genomic interval of Gossypium raimondii isolate GPD5lz chromosome 11, ASM2569854v1, whole genome shotgun sequence harbors:
- the LOC105804265 gene encoding uncharacterized protein At5g19025: protein MSLKPIELIEAAFYLFKEEIVRTPMIYASIGLGFSCAAIATWILLLCTNRKCRNPNCRGLRKAAEFDIQLETEECVKNSNTLVKHGAKRGLFELLPDHHKELETELKKMAPVNGRAVLVFQARCGCSVGRLEVPGPKKQRKVKK from the coding sequence ATGTCTTTGAAACCCATTGAATTGATTGAAGCtgccttttatttgtttaaagaaGAAATTGTGAGAACTCCAATGATATATGCATCTATAGGACTAGGTTTTTCTTGTGCTGCCATAGCTACTTGGATTTTGCTTCTATGTACAAATAGAAAATGCAGGAACCCTAATTGTAGAGGTCTTAGGAAAGCAGCTGAATTCGATATCCAATTGGAAACCGAAGAGTGTGTTAAGAACTCCAACACTTTGGTTAAACATGGTGCTAAAAGAGGGCTCTTCGAGTTGCTCCCGGATCATCATAAGGAATTAGAAACCGAGTTAAAGAAGATGGCGCCTGTTAATGGAAGAGCAGTGCTCGTGTTTCAAGCTCGATGTGGATGTTCTGTTGGTAGATTGGAAGTTCCGGGGCCGAAGAAGCAAAGAAAGGTCAAGAAGTAG